In a genomic window of Dyadobacter fermentans DSM 18053:
- a CDS encoding S8 family serine peptidase, translating to MISSKQIACLLLLLLFFSTQTHAQRRAQLRLFLKNRTLTLPDSIPDRIVPAQARQHQVGQQRSLVIVQFNKIPDEATRSRLLAEGITLLDYVPDHAYTAVVSGAPSGKALKHLGVRAIYKPGPEDIVQPALLAGAVPAHARNAAGKMDVRLSFAKPFPNNDVVRDLNQAGFEVIYDGLKAYQVIDVRIPEDGVRRLAAFPWVQYIVPVAEPSAMLNDRSVAGTKANVLGSGALLGYKLAGEGVVIGLGDDSNPMHHPDIGKRVISFVPMANEWHGIHVGGTAAGSGLLNEKYRGYAPKAKIVVRPRARIWEDPASLIRDYGMVVTSNTYIGWGGCTMMGLYGDGSAVLDEQAFQFPNLLHVFAAGNSGAESNCQELGLPAGLGTVLGDYQSAKNVLSVGRTLATGIIATASSKGPTADGRIKPEIIAPGGSITSAVQNNGYQAGSGTSMATPAVTGGAALLVQRYRQLHQERNPENALVKALLCNGANDQGLPGPDYSHGFGMMNLLRSVTMLDKNQYFKGQLAHTASNTHQIVVPANTARLKVMLYWNDPAPSLLSGGATLVNNLDLTMTRPGNTTALPSFPSLSAPTAAAVAGIDSVNNMEQIVLDAPAAGTYVVNISATRIPQGVQEYFVVYDIIEPSLTVTYPLAGDRLTKGDAVNICWDSHGDALSTFNVAYSLNNGSTWTTINANVAADQRHLAWTVPDGSTSTAKVRVMRNGTALTSTSGSFAVLGVPTVTLQSVQCEGYIALQWAAVSGAADYEVMLSTGDEMRSAGITTGLKYTLASLSKDSTYYISVRARKDQVPGRRSAALIRKPDSGTCQGTISDKDLKMEAVVAPLPNVRQLTSAAYSAEQAITVRIKNLDDQPQSQPFEVGYSLGGAMHWEQVNSPVPAVGTIDYTFQQRVNLASVSDATLHVAVRLAGDPVPANDTLLVKLRQIPNPKVVLPYLQDVESVAAFNGQASTFGIPGAEQFDFTNLTGFARLRTVVPGAAYSSQRAFVLDGLVALTTSPARSYLEGTFNLSDYNTQNDEIWLSFRHPPGYFYTRADYNRLYIRGRSSDPWIYVNVLQYGGYGDVDKDFKLTLVDVTGLLRSNGQQLSSEFQARWGNEAMASYPAEGTVIDNIRLFKTTSDLAVTSVDAPSISYCEYLSSPNITAKIKNNGSDDCYAVPIKMSMDGEVIERGLAVVKKDSVVEYGFYYPIAAFQPGKHVVKIWCEKAMDVNRTNDTMQVEFFTHAPVTVAPYFENFESGNGGWYTSGTNSSWQLGTPAGTGTPGAASGQNAWKTNLNGAYNNNEESYLYSPCFQIDYSNSNFLSFSAKIDMEDCNGDACDMFYVEYNEGYGWNRLGSTMNWVNWYNHEKDWQGYWSGKVAAEWRVFSVQLPSRPYQRLRFVFKSNGSGSGQGVTIDDIHIYNNLIYNIHDGASVPFELPPDSPPGDGWTDYIYENRIVASIHPRGQDISGIRLKSFKHEGPLRVSEGQLVLDRSFVISSPTSFDTPVSVRLYLPEADIERLVTATDRPDIAKPSSVYELAITQYSGDKQDGDLANNAREGWEYFSPEKVTKVPFGRGYYLEFETRSFSEFWLAKSYIGTGTPLPVTLAAFTAEKRITEQGAAVNLRWSTASETDFSHFEVQVAAGAENLKKVSFQTLGTIAGLGTGGASQYSFLDEPVAAGGTRYYRLKMVDSDGSFMYSAVKAVTFDQDLEWKVFPNPSKGVFRLEPKGRITGRIQIEVIDQNGRLCRKLAYREAMPALEVKLDSPDLANGLYVIKVMSNEGESVFKVIKE from the coding sequence ATGATTTCCAGCAAACAAATAGCTTGTTTACTACTACTGCTATTATTTTTTTCTACACAAACCCATGCGCAACGCCGGGCGCAGCTCCGGCTGTTTCTGAAAAACAGGACGCTCACGCTCCCCGACAGCATTCCCGACCGGATTGTACCTGCCCAGGCGCGGCAGCATCAGGTAGGCCAGCAGCGTTCGCTGGTGATTGTCCAGTTTAACAAGATCCCCGACGAAGCCACCCGTTCGAGGTTGCTGGCCGAGGGGATCACTTTGCTCGATTATGTGCCCGATCATGCCTATACGGCGGTGGTTTCCGGGGCGCCGAGCGGAAAGGCCTTGAAACACCTGGGTGTGCGGGCGATCTATAAGCCCGGGCCGGAAGATATCGTGCAGCCTGCATTGCTCGCAGGGGCTGTACCCGCCCACGCCCGGAATGCCGCGGGGAAAATGGATGTAAGATTGAGTTTTGCCAAACCATTCCCAAACAACGACGTCGTCCGCGACCTGAACCAGGCGGGCTTCGAAGTGATTTACGATGGCTTGAAGGCTTACCAGGTCATCGACGTGCGGATTCCCGAGGACGGTGTGCGGCGGCTGGCAGCGTTTCCGTGGGTACAATACATTGTCCCGGTGGCCGAGCCATCGGCGATGCTGAACGACCGGAGCGTGGCCGGTACCAAAGCCAACGTGCTGGGCTCGGGCGCGCTGCTCGGCTACAAGCTGGCCGGTGAAGGCGTGGTGATAGGCCTCGGGGACGATTCCAACCCGATGCACCACCCGGATATCGGCAAGCGGGTGATCAGCTTCGTGCCGATGGCTAACGAGTGGCACGGCATTCATGTGGGCGGCACTGCCGCCGGTTCGGGATTGCTGAATGAAAAATACCGCGGGTATGCACCCAAAGCGAAAATCGTGGTGCGGCCGCGGGCGCGAATCTGGGAGGACCCCGCGTCGCTCATCCGCGACTATGGGATGGTGGTGACCAGCAATACCTACATCGGCTGGGGCGGTTGCACCATGATGGGCCTTTACGGCGACGGTTCGGCTGTGCTCGATGAGCAGGCGTTTCAGTTTCCGAATTTGCTGCATGTATTTGCCGCAGGCAACAGCGGAGCCGAGTCGAACTGCCAGGAGCTGGGGTTACCGGCCGGCCTGGGCACGGTGCTCGGCGATTATCAGTCCGCAAAAAACGTTCTTTCCGTCGGCAGAACGCTGGCTACCGGCATCATCGCCACGGCATCGTCCAAGGGGCCAACGGCCGACGGGCGCATCAAGCCCGAAATCATTGCCCCGGGCGGCTCCATTACGTCGGCTGTTCAGAACAATGGGTACCAGGCCGGGTCGGGCACGAGTATGGCCACGCCGGCCGTTACGGGCGGGGCGGCGCTGCTCGTTCAGCGGTACCGCCAGCTGCACCAGGAGCGCAATCCCGAGAATGCATTGGTGAAAGCCCTCCTCTGCAACGGGGCCAACGACCAGGGCTTGCCCGGGCCCGATTACAGCCACGGTTTCGGGATGATGAACCTGCTGCGCTCGGTGACGATGCTCGATAAAAATCAATATTTCAAAGGGCAACTGGCCCATACAGCCAGCAACACGCATCAGATCGTCGTGCCGGCCAATACCGCCAGGCTCAAAGTCATGCTGTATTGGAACGACCCGGCCCCTTCGCTGCTCAGCGGGGGCGCAACGCTGGTGAACAACCTGGATCTGACCATGACCAGGCCCGGCAACACGACCGCCCTTCCCAGCTTTCCATCCTTGTCGGCACCCACGGCCGCGGCAGTTGCCGGTATCGACTCGGTCAATAACATGGAGCAGATCGTGCTCGATGCCCCTGCGGCGGGTACCTACGTGGTGAACATCTCGGCTACGCGCATTCCCCAGGGCGTGCAGGAGTATTTCGTGGTGTATGATATCATTGAGCCTTCGTTAACGGTTACCTATCCGCTGGCTGGCGATAGGCTGACCAAGGGCGATGCGGTTAACATCTGCTGGGATTCGCACGGCGATGCGCTGAGTACATTCAACGTGGCGTATTCGCTGAATAACGGCAGTACCTGGACGACGATCAACGCCAACGTAGCCGCGGACCAGCGACACCTGGCCTGGACGGTGCCCGACGGCTCCACAAGCACGGCCAAAGTGAGGGTAATGCGCAATGGAACCGCATTGACGAGCACGAGCGGTTCATTTGCAGTGCTGGGTGTGCCGACGGTTACGCTGCAAAGTGTGCAATGTGAGGGATATATTGCCCTGCAATGGGCAGCGGTGAGCGGTGCCGCCGACTATGAAGTGATGCTGTCGACCGGAGATGAAATGAGGTCTGCCGGGATTACGACGGGTTTGAAATATACATTGGCATCCTTGTCCAAAGACTCCACCTACTACATTTCGGTGCGGGCGCGGAAGGACCAGGTGCCCGGCCGCCGGTCCGCCGCATTGATCCGGAAACCCGACAGCGGCACCTGTCAGGGTACGATTTCGGATAAGGACCTCAAAATGGAAGCCGTTGTGGCGCCATTGCCGAACGTGAGGCAACTCACGTCGGCAGCCTATTCGGCCGAGCAAGCCATTACGGTCCGCATTAAAAACCTGGACGATCAGCCGCAGTCGCAGCCATTCGAGGTGGGGTATTCGCTGGGCGGCGCCATGCATTGGGAGCAGGTGAACAGCCCAGTGCCGGCGGTTGGCACGATCGACTATACTTTTCAGCAGCGTGTGAACCTCGCTTCGGTGAGCGACGCCACTTTGCACGTGGCTGTGCGCCTGGCCGGCGATCCCGTTCCAGCCAATGACACGCTGTTGGTGAAACTCCGGCAGATTCCGAATCCCAAGGTGGTGTTGCCCTATTTGCAGGATGTCGAATCCGTTGCTGCATTCAATGGGCAGGCTTCTACATTCGGCATTCCGGGCGCGGAGCAGTTTGATTTTACTAACCTCACCGGCTTTGCACGGCTGCGGACCGTCGTACCGGGAGCGGCTTATTCGTCGCAGCGCGCATTTGTGCTCGACGGCCTGGTGGCGCTCACGACGTCTCCGGCGCGGAGCTACCTGGAAGGGACTTTCAACCTCTCGGATTACAACACGCAAAATGATGAGATATGGCTGAGTTTCAGGCATCCTCCTGGCTATTTCTACACCCGTGCCGATTACAACAGGCTATACATTCGCGGACGCAGCAGCGATCCGTGGATTTATGTCAATGTCTTGCAATACGGAGGTTACGGCGATGTGGATAAAGACTTCAAACTGACGCTGGTGGACGTGACCGGCTTGCTCCGCTCGAACGGGCAGCAGCTTTCCTCGGAGTTTCAGGCAAGGTGGGGAAACGAGGCCATGGCTTCATACCCGGCCGAAGGCACGGTCATCGACAATATCCGGCTATTCAAAACCACGAGTGATCTGGCTGTGACGAGCGTGGATGCCCCCTCCATTTCGTACTGTGAATACCTCAGCTCCCCGAACATTACGGCAAAGATCAAAAACAATGGGAGCGACGATTGCTACGCTGTGCCCATCAAGATGTCGATGGACGGAGAAGTGATTGAGCGCGGACTGGCGGTGGTGAAGAAGGACAGTGTGGTCGAGTATGGCTTTTATTACCCCATTGCCGCCTTTCAGCCGGGAAAACATGTGGTGAAAATCTGGTGCGAGAAGGCGATGGATGTGAACCGGACCAACGACACGATGCAAGTGGAGTTTTTCACCCATGCACCCGTTACCGTGGCGCCCTATTTCGAAAATTTCGAATCGGGAAATGGCGGCTGGTACACAAGCGGCACCAACTCCTCATGGCAGCTTGGAACGCCTGCCGGTACCGGAACCCCGGGCGCAGCCAGCGGCCAAAACGCCTGGAAAACGAACCTGAATGGCGCTTACAATAACAATGAAGAGTCGTATCTCTATTCGCCTTGTTTCCAGATCGATTATTCCAATAGCAATTTCCTGAGTTTCAGTGCTAAAATCGATATGGAGGATTGTAATGGCGATGCATGCGATATGTTTTACGTCGAATACAACGAGGGTTACGGCTGGAATCGCCTGGGTTCGACGATGAACTGGGTCAATTGGTACAACCACGAAAAAGACTGGCAAGGCTATTGGAGTGGAAAAGTAGCTGCCGAATGGCGGGTGTTTTCCGTGCAGCTGCCCTCCCGACCCTATCAGCGCCTCCGTTTCGTGTTCAAAAGCAATGGCTCCGGCAGCGGGCAAGGCGTTACAATCGACGATATTCATATTTACAATAATCTCATTTATAATATTCACGATGGTGCTTCCGTACCCTTCGAGCTTCCGCCGGACAGCCCGCCGGGCGATGGCTGGACCGATTACATTTATGAGAACCGCATCGTTGCATCCATCCATCCGCGCGGACAGGATATTTCGGGCATCCGTCTGAAATCTTTCAAACACGAGGGCCCTTTGCGTGTGAGCGAGGGCCAGCTGGTGCTCGACCGGAGCTTCGTCATCAGTTCGCCCACCAGTTTTGACACACCCGTAAGCGTGCGACTTTACCTGCCCGAGGCCGATATCGAAAGGCTGGTAACCGCGACCGACCGCCCCGACATTGCCAAACCGTCGTCTGTTTACGAGCTGGCGATCACGCAATATTCCGGGGATAAGCAGGACGGCGACCTGGCCAACAACGCGCGCGAAGGCTGGGAGTATTTCTCGCCGGAGAAGGTCACCAAAGTGCCGTTCGGGCGGGGCTATTACCTGGAATTTGAGACAAGAAGCTTCTCGGAATTCTGGCTGGCGAAGAGCTACATCGGGACCGGAACGCCACTGCCTGTGACACTGGCGGCCTTTACGGCCGAAAAACGCATAACCGAGCAAGGTGCGGCCGTGAACCTGCGATGGTCTACGGCCTCGGAAACGGATTTCAGCCATTTCGAAGTGCAGGTGGCGGCAGGTGCTGAGAATCTTAAAAAGGTATCATTCCAAACCCTCGGCACGATCGCCGGGCTTGGTACCGGTGGGGCCAGCCAGTATTCCTTTCTCGACGAGCCTGTGGCTGCTGGTGGGACGCGCTATTACCGCCTCAAAATGGTGGATTCGGATGGCAGCTTCATGTATTCGGCCGTCAAGGCGGTCACGTTTGATCAGGACCTGGAATGGAAAGTTTTTCCGAATCCGTCCAAAGGCGTTTTCAGGCTCGAACCGAAGGGCCGGATCACCGGACGCATTCAAATCGAAGTCATTGACCAGAATGGCAGGCTTTGCAGGAAACTGGCATATCGCGAAGCAATGCCGGCCCTCGAAGTGAAGCTAGACTCGCCCGACCTGGCCAATGGGCTGTACGTGATCAAGGTGATGTCAAACGAGGGAGAAAGTGTATTTAAAGTGATAAAAGAATGA